The window GTCTGCTCGCGGGTGGGCTGCTGGAGGGGGTGGGGATGTGGTGGGCGCTGCGGGTCGTGCGGGGGGCGGAGGCGGTGTGAGGGACGGGAGTTGGGCAGCGGGGCGGAGGCGGTGTGTACGGAGACGGCAGGTTGGTCGATCGGCTTGGCGAAGGGAGGCGTCGTGAGTGCGGAAGTTGTCCACAGGCTGGGGGTTGTCGTGGGGATTGTGCTGGGCCTGGCGTGGCTGGTGCGGTGGGTGGGGGCGGTGCGGTGTGAGCGGAGGGTCCGACGGCGGCTGGTCGAGCTGGTGGCCGCCGTAGAAGCGGCGCCGGGCGCGCCGAGGTTCGACGTGCGGGGCCCGGTGCGGCGGTGGCTGCCCGTCGTGGCGGTGGGGTGTGCCGGGTGGGTGCTGGTCGGTGGCGTCGCCGGGGTCGGGGTGGGGCTGGTCGGTGCCGTCGCCATGGACCGGTGGCAGAGGCGGCGCGTCGCTTCCGTGGGAGCGGAGTACGACTCCGCCGAGGCGGCCCGGCAACTTCCGCTCGCCGCCGATCTGTTGGCGGCCTGTATCGCCGCCGGTGCCGGGCCGGTGATCGCGGCGCAGGCCGTGGGCGAGGCGTTGGGCGGCCCGGTGGGGGACGGGCTGGCGCGGGGCGCGGCCGAGGTACGGCTGGGCGGCGAACCGGGTGAGGCCTGGGGGAAGTTGGCCGCGCTGCCGGGTGCGGAGGCGCTTGCGCGACTGCTGGAGCGGGCCGATGTGTCGGGGCTCCCGGCGGCGGGACCCGTCGCCCGCCTGGCCGCGGACGCCCGCGCCACCTGGGCGCGCGCCGCGACGGCCCGGGCGCGCCGGGCGGCGGTCATGGTCACCGCGCCGGTGGGGCTGTGCTTCCTGCCCGCGTTCATCGCGGTGGGGGTTCTGCCGGTGGTGATCGGGCTGGCGGACGGGGTGCTGGGAGGGGGTGGTGGATGACCGGCCATCGGCACTGACCAGTCGTAGTCAACGGATCTGATCCTTACGGGGGTTTGCAATGAGCAAGGCAGTGAAGAAGGCAGCAACGGCAGTACGGGCGCGCGTGCGGGCCTTCGTCGGACGGCGGGACTCGGGGATGGTCACCTCCGAGTACGCGATGGGGATCATCGCGGCGGTGGCGTTCGCCGTGGTGCTGTACAAGGTGGTCACCAGCGGGCAGGTCAGCGCGGAGCTGCAGGCCATCGTGAAGAAGGCCCTCGATGCGCGGATGTGAGCGGCGCGGGGCCGACCGGGGGTTTGTGACGGCGGAGTCGGCCGTGGTGCTGCCCGTGCTGGTCATGTTCGCGATGGCACTGGTGTGGGGGCTCCTCGTGATCGCCGCCCAGATCCAGTGCGTGGACGCGGCCCGCACGGGCGCCCGCGCCGCGGCTCGCCAGGACCCGGACGGGGCGGTCGTCGCGGTCACCCGCGAGGCCGCCCCGGCCGGCGCGAAGGTCACCGTCACCCGGACCGGGGACCAGGTCCGGGTGGCGGTCGTGGCCAAGCCGCCGGCGCTCGGGGGGCTGCCCTTCGAGGTACGGGAGGAGGCCGTGGCGTCGGCGGAGGAGGCCGTGGCGGGGCCGGGGCCGGAGACGGGCGCGGAGCTGGCGACGGG of the Streptomyces sp. NBC_00287 genome contains:
- a CDS encoding type II secretion system F family protein; the encoded protein is MSAEVVHRLGVVVGIVLGLAWLVRWVGAVRCERRVRRRLVELVAAVEAAPGAPRFDVRGPVRRWLPVVAVGCAGWVLVGGVAGVGVGLVGAVAMDRWQRRRVASVGAEYDSAEAARQLPLAADLLAACIAAGAGPVIAAQAVGEALGGPVGDGLARGAAEVRLGGEPGEAWGKLAALPGAEALARLLERADVSGLPAAGPVARLAADARATWARAATARARRAAVMVTAPVGLCFLPAFIAVGVLPVVIGLADGVLGGGGG
- a CDS encoding DUF4244 domain-containing protein produces the protein MSKAVKKAATAVRARVRAFVGRRDSGMVTSEYAMGIIAAVAFAVVLYKVVTSGQVSAELQAIVKKALDARM